The following DNA comes from Syntrophorhabdaceae bacterium.
GCGATGAGACCATCTCGAACTGTTCCAGAAGTTCTCTGTCCAATCTACCTGCGGCAACCCCCGTGGCCCTGTCGAAGGCCAGTTCATCGAGAGAGACCCCCAGCGCCTTCGCCAGCTTCATCACCACATCGAGGGTTGGTGAAGATTTGTCCGCTTCATACCGCCGTATCTGTGAGATGGCCACGCCGCTTAGCCTCACCAGTTCTTCCTGGGTCAAGCCCTTCTCTTTTCTCGCGCTCGACAGGTTTCTTCCGAATGACATATGAGACACCTCCTTCGGTATAGCTCTCGTGCTTATAAGATATTGTACATACCTATTAAGGTCGTAACAATATCTAATATAGAATATCCTACTTCTGAGGTTCCATCAACCATCTTTCTACCCGGTTTTCTACCCGGCCCCTTTCCAAGAAAGCTGATGAAGTTCGACAACCGTGAAAGGGCCCGGGCGTGGTCTATTCTTACTCGATTGCTCCGCTGCTCCTCTATATTGTGCGAACGCGCTGGGGTAATGCAGAAGAGCCTCTGATCACGTTCGTCAGGCTCGCCTCGGTTGTCATTGACAAGCAGCCCCGGATACAATTGAATTTGTTAGGTACAGCTACGCTCCTTGTAAGAATGAATCTATAGCTACGAAGCAGCACTTCCCGCCAAGCCGCTTCCAGAGACGCTCTGCGCCCGTCGCCAAAATCCAACCACCGGGTTATCTGCCTCAATAATCCGGTGATCTATACGGATCCGTCTGGAAATATTTTCTTAGTAGACGACATTCTCATTGGTGCCGCAATAGGCATGATAATTGGTGGCTCTATGGCGGCCACAACCCACCAAAATATCCCACAGGTATGGCGACTGGAGCCATAACCGGAGCATTCTTTTGGAGCTGCCGGCGGAGTCGTCACCGGGCTACAAGAAGGCACCATGACCGGATCATGTATGGTGCTATCGTCTGCCACGCAAGCGGGGATACATGCGGCAGCGGGCGCAATGGCCGGAGGTATCAACGCTGCGATTACCGGTGGTGATATCGGGCGAGGCGCGCTAACCGGCTGGATTTCGGCAGGCCTTGCAAAATATGCGGGTGGAGCACTGTTTGAACCAAATGGGTATGATGAGTCATTGCTGAGCAATAATTTTGCCAAGCAGCTTCGCGCACGATCAGCGACTCGAGGGGTTACTGGAGGAATAAGCGCCGAAATATACGGCGGGAGTTTTGGGCAAGGCTTCGGACAGGGGGCGTGGACAGCCGCATATGGATACGCCTGCAACGACTGGCTGCATGATACGCTGCTTCCGTGGTTCGAGTCCTGGGCAGCTCCTGTGCCAGGTACGGGATACAGAAACTCCCAAGCTGGCTATTCCGAAATAGTTGGATTTAGCGTCGGGGTGGTCTCGAACAATGAATCATGGTACACATCCACCTGTGGGGGAGTGGCGAA
Coding sequences within:
- a CDS encoding helix-turn-helix transcriptional regulator, with the protein product MSFGRNLSSARKEKGLTQEELVRLSGVAISQIRRYEADKSSPTLDVVMKLAKALGVSLDELAFDRATGVAAGRLDRELLEQFEMVSSLDQEDREAVKRILEGVIVKHQVNKMLKPRLEKPWSQRFREITDRLAKGAKGYSQDEIDKVIDEAVSAVRSKAHARTN